The following are encoded together in the Oceanobacillus zhaokaii genome:
- a CDS encoding SDR family oxidoreductase: MNVFDLFSLDGKTAIVTGGGRGLGAQMARAFAEAGANIVVCSRKLDACKEISEEIKGLGVDSLAIQCDVANHEDVKKVVKGTLEHFGTIDILVNNSGATWGAPVVEMPLEAWHKVIDVNVTGTYLMSLEVGKVMIKQNKGKIINIASIAGFGGTNPKIMDTIGYNTSKGAVITFTKDLAVKWGQYNINVNAIAPGFFPTKMARGLLEKGGDEILQGTPLNRYGNDQDLKGAALFLASEASDFVTGDILTVDGGSHAFA; encoded by the coding sequence TTGAATGTATTTGATCTATTTAGCTTGGATGGAAAGACGGCGATTGTTACTGGTGGAGGGCGTGGGCTAGGAGCGCAAATGGCCCGGGCATTTGCAGAAGCTGGTGCAAATATTGTTGTCTGCTCACGAAAGCTGGATGCGTGTAAGGAAATTAGTGAAGAAATAAAGGGTCTTGGTGTAGATTCATTAGCTATCCAATGTGATGTAGCTAACCATGAAGATGTAAAAAAGGTTGTAAAAGGTACGTTAGAGCATTTCGGTACAATTGATATATTAGTAAATAATAGTGGGGCAACTTGGGGTGCACCAGTTGTTGAAATGCCATTAGAGGCATGGCATAAGGTTATCGATGTAAATGTAACGGGGACTTATTTAATGAGTTTGGAAGTCGGTAAAGTGATGATTAAGCAAAATAAAGGAAAAATTATTAACATCGCCTCAATTGCAGGTTTTGGGGGAACAAACCCTAAGATTATGGATACGATTGGCTATAATACAAGTAAGGGAGCAGTTATTACCTTCACAAAAGATTTGGCAGTGAAATGGGGTCAATATAATATTAATGTTAATGCAATTGCACCTGGATTTTTCCCGACAAAAATGGCAAGAGGGCTACTGGAAAAAGGCGGGGACGAAATACTGCAAGGAACTCCATTGAATCGATATGGAAACGATCAAGATTTGAAAGGTGCCGCATTATTTCTTGCATCAGAAGCATCGGATTTTGTAACGGGGGATATATTAACAGTTGATGGGGGTTCACATGCATTTGCATAG
- a CDS encoding phosphotransferase family protein has product MKFSYSDTINVREGEELDKKTLLHYIRENLPNVPNGQLEIEQFGAGHSNLTYLLRVKSWEAVLRRPPLGPVAPKSHDMEREFRILTSLNPFYQTAPKAYHYSEDNTIVGSRFFIMERRKGIVIDTEFPNGVIYDNLLGQKISELMVDKLVELHQIDYTKTELLNISKPTGFMKRQVDGWIKRYELSKTDNIHGVDQLTKWMQENIPISPNPAIIHYDYKLNNAMFSEDFSEMVGLFDWEMTTVGDPLADLGVALAYWTQPDDPEQLKKGIGKPSVTTIGGFFSREQFLETYARKSGRDVSSIHFYLTFAYFKLAVICQQIYYRYYKGQTNDPRFAQLNQYTAILIHYALNSTKGM; this is encoded by the coding sequence GTGAAATTTTCGTATAGCGATACGATAAATGTTCGTGAAGGAGAGGAACTCGATAAGAAAACGCTGCTTCATTACATTAGAGAAAATCTCCCTAATGTTCCAAATGGGCAGTTGGAAATAGAACAATTTGGGGCAGGACATTCAAACCTCACCTATCTATTACGAGTTAAGTCCTGGGAAGCGGTATTACGCCGCCCTCCTTTAGGTCCCGTTGCCCCCAAATCGCATGATATGGAAAGGGAGTTTAGAATATTAACGAGTTTGAATCCATTTTATCAAACAGCACCTAAAGCCTATCATTATTCTGAAGATAATACGATTGTAGGTAGCCGTTTTTTTATAATGGAGCGAAGAAAAGGAATTGTAATCGATACGGAGTTTCCTAATGGGGTAATTTATGATAACTTGCTAGGACAGAAAATTTCGGAGTTAATGGTAGATAAATTAGTAGAATTACATCAAATTGATTATACGAAGACAGAACTATTGAATATTTCGAAGCCAACTGGATTTATGAAACGGCAGGTAGATGGCTGGATTAAACGTTATGAACTTTCTAAAACGGATAATATTCATGGAGTAGATCAATTAACAAAATGGATGCAAGAAAATATTCCTATTTCTCCTAATCCAGCAATTATTCATTATGATTATAAATTAAATAATGCGATGTTTTCAGAAGACTTTAGTGAGATGGTTGGATTGTTTGATTGGGAAATGACGACCGTTGGTGACCCTTTGGCAGACCTAGGTGTTGCTTTAGCCTACTGGACCCAGCCAGATGATCCTGAGCAGTTGAAAAAGGGGATTGGTAAACCATCCGTAACAACGATTGGTGGCTTTTTTTCACGTGAGCAATTCTTGGAAACGTATGCGAGAAAAAGTGGTAGGGACGTATCATCCATCCATTTTTATCTTACTTTCGCATACTTTAAACTTGCGGTAATTTGTCAGCAAATTTATTACCGATATTATAAAGGACAGACAAATGACCCGAGATTCGCGCAATTAAATCAATATACAGCGATCCTCATTCATTATGCATTAAATTCTACTAAGGGGATGTGA
- a CDS encoding TetR/AcrR family transcriptional regulator: MKDEITKQSILLFEKKGFSTTSIQDIVNALGVTKGTFYYYFSSKEQLLMDIHDDYITKLLELQKKIIHKNHRSQKEKLIEIIRLLITDIVENGPSARVFFREMRHLDNKHNEIIKQKRENFRINVERIVQEGIEKKEFHNNLRADMVSFGIVGITNWSYNWYKADGEVSPEELVIIYSQMIFSGIDK; encoded by the coding sequence ATGAAAGACGAAATTACGAAACAAAGTATTTTGTTATTCGAAAAAAAAGGATTTAGTACAACTTCTATTCAAGATATTGTAAATGCTCTAGGGGTTACGAAGGGAACATTTTATTACTATTTTTCAAGTAAAGAACAGTTACTAATGGACATTCACGATGACTATATTACGAAACTATTAGAGCTGCAAAAGAAAATTATTCATAAAAATCATCGTTCGCAAAAAGAAAAGTTAATTGAAATAATACGATTATTAATTACAGATATTGTTGAAAATGGCCCGAGTGCACGTGTGTTTTTTCGAGAAATGCGACATCTTGATAATAAACACAATGAAATAATTAAACAAAAACGGGAAAATTTTCGAATAAATGTAGAACGTATTGTACAGGAAGGAATTGAAAAAAAGGAGTTTCATAATAATCTAAGGGCTGATATGGTTTCATTTGGAATAGTGGGGATAACCAACTGGAGCTATAATTGGTATAAGGCTGATGGGGAAGTTTCACCGGAAGAATTAGTAATAATTTATTCTCAAATGATATTTTCAGGTATAGATAAATAG
- the prpB gene encoding methylisocitrate lyase, which yields MAWIVDKPLTQIELAEQFNTLIQDKKILQIPGAHDAMAALIAKNSGFSALYLSGAAYTASRGLPDLGIVTSTEVAERARDLVRATNLPLIVDIDTGFGGVLNAARTAREMVEANVAAVQIEDQQLPKKCGHLNGKNLVTTEEMAQKIKAIKEVAPTLIIVARTDARAVEGIESAIERAKAYVEAGADAIFPEALQTEEEFHLFAKKIDVPLLANMTEFGKTPFISAEAFEEMGFRMVIYPVTSLRVAAKAYERVFQLIKEQGSQEAAVTDMQTRKELYETISYDDFEELDSSIAKTVL from the coding sequence ATGGCATGGATTGTTGATAAACCATTAACACAAATTGAATTAGCAGAGCAATTCAATACGCTGATTCAAGATAAAAAGATTTTACAGATACCTGGTGCACATGATGCAATGGCAGCTCTAATAGCAAAAAATTCAGGGTTCTCGGCGCTTTACCTATCCGGAGCTGCTTACACAGCAAGTCGAGGATTACCGGATCTTGGAATAGTCACCTCAACAGAAGTTGCAGAGCGTGCAAGGGATCTTGTTCGAGCAACGAATCTTCCTTTAATAGTCGATATTGATACAGGGTTTGGAGGGGTACTTAATGCTGCACGTACTGCAAGGGAAATGGTTGAAGCAAACGTTGCTGCAGTACAAATTGAAGACCAGCAGCTTCCGAAGAAATGTGGCCATTTAAATGGAAAGAACCTCGTGACAACGGAAGAGATGGCACAAAAAATTAAAGCAATTAAAGAAGTAGCACCAACCTTAATCATTGTAGCTCGCACAGATGCAAGGGCTGTTGAAGGAATCGAATCGGCTATTGAGAGGGCCAAAGCATATGTCGAAGCAGGTGCAGATGCGATTTTCCCAGAAGCATTGCAAACAGAAGAGGAATTTCACTTGTTTGCCAAAAAGATTGATGTTCCATTACTTGCAAATATGACAGAATTTGGCAAGACACCGTTTATCTCAGCGGAAGCATTTGAAGAGATGGGATTTCGAATGGTTATTTATCCAGTCACTTCTTTACGAGTCGCAGCAAAAGCATACGAACGCGTTTTCCAATTAATAAAGGAGCAAGGTTCACAGGAAGCGGCGGTTACAGATATGCAAACAAGGAAAGAATTGTATGAGACGATAAGTTATGATGATTTTGAGGAGTTGGATAGTAGCATTGCGAAGACGGTGCTGTAA
- a CDS encoding enoyl-CoA hydratase/isomerase family protein has protein sequence MEKLVSYKKDEGIAVIKIDNPPLNVLGKQVQEELKDIILEIKEDNDVVCVLLTTAGDRAFIAGADIKEFPSMMGNPTMLEDVMVMHRMFNDLDNLPKPTIAVLDGLTFGGGCELALTCDIRIVEEQAMIGFPEIKLGLFPGGAGTQRLPRLIGEAKAKELMFTGEPITAKEAKNIGLVNHVVATGEAYETAIKLARQIASKSLQALSRIKQAVDEGLELSLVEGIEKEASLFEEVFKTDDVKEGVQAFIEKREPRFIHQ, from the coding sequence ATGGAAAAATTAGTTTCATATAAAAAAGATGAAGGAATTGCTGTTATTAAAATTGATAATCCACCATTAAATGTGTTGGGAAAACAAGTACAAGAAGAATTAAAAGATATCATTCTAGAAATAAAAGAAGACAATGATGTTGTATGTGTACTATTAACTACTGCCGGGGATCGAGCATTTATTGCTGGTGCGGATATAAAGGAATTTCCAAGTATGATGGGTAATCCGACGATGTTGGAAGATGTCATGGTAATGCATCGAATGTTTAATGATTTGGATAATTTACCAAAACCAACAATTGCAGTACTTGATGGACTAACCTTTGGTGGAGGATGCGAGTTAGCATTAACTTGTGATATTCGGATTGTTGAAGAGCAAGCGATGATTGGTTTTCCAGAAATAAAGCTAGGTCTTTTTCCAGGAGGAGCCGGAACACAAAGATTGCCGAGATTGATAGGTGAAGCAAAAGCAAAAGAACTAATGTTTACAGGAGAACCAATAACAGCCAAAGAAGCAAAAAATATTGGCCTTGTTAACCATGTTGTTGCAACTGGAGAGGCGTATGAAACTGCAATAAAGCTGGCGCGTCAAATTGCTAGTAAATCCCTACAAGCATTATCAAGAATTAAACAAGCTGTTGACGAGGGGTTAGAATTAAGTTTAGTAGAAGGAATTGAGAAAGAGGCTTCCCTTTTTGAGGAGGTTTTCAAAACGGATGATGTAAAAGAAGGAGTACAGGCTTTTATTGAAAAAAGGGAGCCGAGATTTATTCATCAATAA
- a CDS encoding long-chain-fatty-acid--CoA ligase: MNTNHFEFWPSSLSKSLTVPQTTIYDNLVISAKRYPDKTSIYYYGKSITYKQLLEEVEILAGYLEKSLGIEKQDRILLLMQNSPQYLISFFAILRLRAIVIPINPMSTTKDIAFYVNDCEIKHALVGQELYDKVKPLKKDTTLKNIIVATYSEYIDKNKVTNNFPTEVIEKPQPLSEDISWSNALSEAYQADYYNGLNDDIAVIPYTSGTTGIPKGCVHPNNTLQANTVGGALWLNVTADTVTLLTLPLFHVTGLIHSALAPILSGSTIVMMTRWDRDYAAEMMEEYGCSHWINISTMLIDFLSNPKLDNYDLSSLRTIGGGGAPLPAAVGEQLYERIGLRYIEGYGLSETISHTHFNPPNRPKLQCLGIPSFDVDARIIDLVTGNELGINEEGELIVNGPQVFSGYYNRDEENKESHVELDGKLFFRTGDIAKMDEEGYFFLVDRLKRMINASGFKVWPTEIESILYKHPAVQQACVVSAPDVKRGETVKAFIILKDDFIGKITENEIMEWSRNQIAAYKYPRIIEFTKTFPTTTSGKILWRKLQNS; this comes from the coding sequence ATGAATACTAATCACTTTGAGTTTTGGCCATCTAGTTTATCTAAATCGTTAACAGTTCCGCAGACAACAATATATGATAATTTAGTGATATCTGCTAAGAGATATCCAGATAAAACTTCTATTTATTATTATGGGAAGTCAATTACTTACAAGCAGCTCCTTGAGGAAGTGGAAATACTGGCCGGATACTTAGAAAAGTCATTAGGCATAGAAAAGCAAGACAGAATACTATTGCTTATGCAAAATTCCCCACAATATCTAATAAGTTTTTTTGCTATTTTACGATTAAGAGCAATAGTTATTCCAATAAATCCAATGAGCACGACAAAAGATATAGCATTTTATGTCAACGATTGCGAAATTAAACATGCACTGGTTGGACAGGAACTATATGATAAAGTGAAGCCACTTAAAAAAGATACGACTCTGAAAAACATTATAGTTGCAACGTACTCGGAATATATAGACAAAAATAAAGTAACCAATAATTTCCCAACAGAAGTAATCGAAAAACCACAACCGCTCTCTGAAGATATTTCATGGAGTAATGCATTGAGCGAGGCATATCAGGCTGATTATTACAATGGTTTAAACGATGATATTGCTGTAATACCATACACATCGGGTACAACTGGGATCCCAAAAGGATGTGTACACCCAAATAATACGCTTCAGGCAAATACAGTTGGAGGTGCTTTATGGTTAAATGTTACTGCTGATACTGTAACATTACTAACCTTACCGCTATTTCATGTAACAGGATTAATCCATAGTGCATTAGCTCCTATTTTATCGGGAAGTACGATTGTAATGATGACACGGTGGGATCGTGATTATGCAGCCGAGATGATGGAGGAGTATGGTTGTTCCCATTGGATTAATATTAGTACCATGTTAATTGACTTTTTATCAAATCCTAAATTAGATAATTATGACTTATCTTCATTACGAACGATAGGAGGAGGTGGAGCACCACTTCCAGCAGCAGTTGGTGAACAATTATATGAACGAATAGGATTAAGGTATATAGAGGGGTATGGTTTGTCAGAAACAATTTCCCATACGCATTTCAATCCTCCAAACCGACCGAAATTGCAATGTTTAGGGATACCTTCCTTTGATGTGGATGCTAGAATAATCGATCTTGTTACAGGAAATGAGCTTGGTATAAATGAAGAAGGCGAGCTTATAGTGAATGGTCCTCAGGTTTTTTCAGGTTATTACAATCGAGATGAGGAAAATAAAGAATCACATGTCGAGCTAGATGGAAAACTGTTTTTCCGTACAGGTGACATAGCGAAAATGGATGAAGAAGGTTACTTTTTTCTGGTAGATCGCTTAAAACGGATGATTAATGCTTCTGGATTTAAGGTATGGCCAACCGAGATTGAGTCTATTTTATATAAGCATCCAGCGGTACAACAGGCATGTGTAGTTAGCGCTCCAGATGTAAAAAGAGGAGAGACCGTCAAGGCGTTTATTATTTTGAAAGATGATTTTATTGGCAAGATAACGGAAAACGAGATTATGGAATGGTCTAGGAACCAAATTGCCGCATACAAATATCCACGGATTATAGAATTTACGAAAACTTTTCCTACTACAACCAGTGGTAAAATACTATGGAGAAAATTACAAAATAGTTAA
- a CDS encoding quinone oxidoreductase family protein → MRGIQFKEFGGPEVLEIVEMEKPSFNDDEVLIKVKAIGVNYADTARREGNYVVPTSLPFIPGAEIAGVVEEVGEHVQGVEKGMRVVTLIGSGGYAEYAAVNANKLIPIPINISFEKAVALPLQGLSAYHILKTMGRLEEGETVLVHAAAGGVGSIAVQLAKRFGAGKVIATASTEEKLSLAKKLGADHLVNYTEDGWEKKVVELTDGKGVDVALEMVGGDIFNKTVRCLAPFGRLIIYGVASGIQSEFYPRTLMKRNQSIIGFFLPKIMSKPRLYQESLQELLTYMNNEELELIIGGTYPLTDAALVHRKLQGRETKGKLILLP, encoded by the coding sequence ATGAGAGGAATTCAATTTAAAGAATTCGGTGGACCGGAAGTGCTGGAAATCGTCGAAATGGAAAAACCATCCTTTAATGACGATGAAGTTTTAATAAAGGTAAAAGCAATCGGTGTGAATTACGCTGATACAGCAAGACGTGAAGGAAATTATGTTGTACCTACGTCTTTACCTTTTATCCCAGGTGCAGAAATTGCTGGAGTTGTAGAGGAAGTTGGCGAGCATGTTCAAGGTGTTGAAAAGGGGATGCGGGTTGTAACATTAATTGGTTCAGGAGGCTATGCAGAATATGCAGCTGTAAATGCAAATAAGTTGATTCCTATTCCAATTAACATATCTTTCGAAAAAGCTGTTGCATTACCACTCCAAGGATTAAGTGCCTATCATATCTTAAAAACCATGGGTAGATTGGAAGAAGGAGAAACAGTGCTCGTTCATGCTGCAGCTGGTGGGGTTGGATCAATAGCCGTACAACTTGCAAAACGGTTCGGTGCTGGAAAAGTGATTGCTACAGCTAGTACCGAGGAGAAGCTATCCTTAGCGAAGAAACTAGGTGCGGACCATCTTGTCAATTATACTGAGGACGGATGGGAGAAGAAAGTTGTTGAATTGACAGATGGTAAAGGAGTAGATGTAGCACTTGAAATGGTAGGTGGTGATATATTTAATAAGACAGTAAGATGCTTAGCACCCTTTGGTCGCCTCATAATTTATGGCGTGGCAAGTGGAATACAATCGGAATTTTATCCAAGAACTTTAATGAAGCGTAACCAGTCCATAATAGGATTTTTCCTACCAAAAATCATGAGTAAACCAAGACTATATCAGGAGAGTTTACAGGAACTTTTAACCTATATGAATAATGAAGAGCTGGAACTTATAATTGGTGGAACATATCCATTAACAGATGCTGCCCTTGTTCATCGGAAACTGCAGGGAAGGGAAACAAAAGGAAAACTCATCTTGCTCCCATAA
- a CDS encoding long-chain-fatty-acid--CoA ligase: MKKIWLKHYPEHIEKELKIPNKSLPQMLKEAIPLYEDKVALYFYGNEITYKKLGEMVDSFTSVLQQEGFKKGERVAIMLPNCPQYAVSYFGILQAGGIVTQLNPMLVDKELEYILNDSGAESIIIFEPLLPVLNQIIDNTSVRQVIKVNLEGRDTEDSMAIGFNEFLKKARKLPDQADINPSEDIAVLQYTGGTTGRSKGAMLTHKNLFANVIQTYEFFKEIIELGKERFLTVIPFFHVYGMTSAMNLPIYTGATNFILPKFELEEVLQTIKDVQPTSFPGVPTMYIALINHPKVEAYGLDSIRICNSGSAPMPVEILRKFEGKTGAKILEGYGLSESSPSTHCNPTFGIRKPGSVGIGLPSTSYKIVDLEEGIRELPSGEIGEVIIKGPQVMKGYWNMPEETDYALRDGWLYTGDIAYMDDDGYLFIIDRKKDLIIASGYNVYPRDVEEIIYEHPAIQEAVVVGIPDPYRGETVKAVVVLKEDMQCDERELIAYCRKNMSAYKVPRVVEFRKELPKTSVGKILRRTIRNESV; encoded by the coding sequence ATGAAAAAAATATGGCTGAAGCATTACCCGGAACACATAGAGAAGGAATTAAAGATACCTAATAAATCACTTCCTCAGATGTTAAAAGAAGCAATCCCACTATATGAAGATAAAGTAGCATTATATTTTTATGGAAACGAAATTACTTATAAGAAACTTGGCGAAATGGTAGATTCTTTTACCTCTGTACTGCAGCAGGAAGGATTTAAGAAAGGAGAAAGAGTGGCAATTATGCTACCTAATTGCCCACAATATGCTGTAAGTTATTTTGGTATTTTGCAGGCTGGTGGAATTGTAACTCAACTTAATCCAATGCTTGTGGACAAAGAACTCGAATATATTTTGAATGATTCAGGAGCCGAATCAATTATTATTTTCGAGCCCTTGTTACCGGTTCTAAATCAGATTATCGACAATACTTCTGTTAGACAAGTGATAAAAGTGAATTTAGAAGGTAGAGATACGGAAGACAGTATGGCAATTGGTTTTAATGAATTTTTAAAAAAGGCAAGGAAGTTACCTGATCAAGCTGATATTAATCCATCTGAAGATATAGCGGTTTTACAATATACGGGAGGCACTACAGGACGTTCAAAAGGAGCTATGCTAACTCATAAAAATCTGTTTGCAAATGTAATCCAAACTTACGAGTTTTTTAAAGAAATAATTGAACTCGGGAAAGAACGCTTCCTTACCGTTATCCCATTTTTTCATGTATATGGAATGACGTCAGCCATGAATTTACCTATTTATACGGGTGCTACTAACTTTATCCTGCCTAAATTTGAACTGGAGGAAGTTCTGCAAACGATAAAAGACGTACAACCAACGTCATTCCCGGGGGTTCCTACTATGTATATTGCTTTAATAAACCATCCCAAGGTAGAAGCTTATGGTCTGGATAGTATTCGTATTTGTAACAGTGGGAGTGCACCGATGCCCGTTGAGATACTTAGAAAATTTGAAGGGAAAACTGGTGCCAAGATATTAGAGGGATATGGTCTTTCAGAGAGTTCACCGTCAACACATTGTAATCCGACTTTTGGCATTAGAAAGCCAGGAAGTGTTGGAATTGGACTTCCATCTACCAGTTATAAAATTGTTGATTTGGAAGAGGGTATAAGAGAACTTCCATCAGGTGAAATTGGTGAAGTTATTATTAAAGGGCCACAGGTGATGAAGGGATATTGGAATATGCCAGAGGAAACCGATTATGCACTTCGAGACGGTTGGCTTTATACAGGCGATATTGCTTATATGGACGATGATGGCTATCTTTTTATTATTGATCGCAAAAAAGATTTAATTATTGCGAGTGGTTACAATGTTTATCCACGCGATGTTGAAGAAATTATTTATGAACATCCAGCTATACAGGAAGCGGTCGTTGTAGGTATTCCTGATCCATATCGTGGGGAAACAGTTAAAGCTGTTGTCGTTTTAAAAGAGGATATGCAATGTGATGAGCGAGAATTAATTGCTTATTGTAGAAAGAACATGTCGGCATATAAGGTTCCGAGAGTTGTTGAGTTTAGGAAAGAACTACCTAAAACAAGTGTTGGAAAGATATTAAGGCGGACAATTAGGAATGAATCCGTTTAA
- a CDS encoding acyl-CoA dehydrogenase produces MEFTYSDKVVELQRKVTNFMEKHVYPNEKVYKEQLNQQVSRWSDVPPIMEELKAKARAEGLWNLFLPESEYGAGLTNLEYAPLCEIMGRSMIGPEVFNCSAPDTGNMEVLVRYGTEQQKKQWLEPLLDGEIRSCFSMTEPDVASSDATNIETSIVKDGDEYVINGRKWWSSGAGDPRCKIAIVMGKNDPNANRHEQQSMILVPLNTEGIKIERMLPVFGYDDAPHGHAEIVYDNVRVPAENMLWEEGKGFAIAQGRLGPGRIHHCMRLIGAAERALEDLCKRVQEREAFGKKIADQGVVQEWIADSRIEIEQARLLTLKAAYMMDTVGNKEAKAEIAMIKVVAPNMALRVIDRAIQAHGGAGVSDDFTLANHWANSRTLRLADGPDEVHRRQIARLELRKYAVVQEVK; encoded by the coding sequence ATGGAATTTACTTACTCAGACAAAGTAGTTGAATTACAGAGGAAGGTAACTAATTTTATGGAAAAACACGTATATCCAAATGAGAAGGTTTACAAAGAACAGTTAAATCAACAAGTAAGTAGATGGTCTGATGTACCACCAATTATGGAAGAATTAAAGGCAAAGGCAAGAGCAGAAGGACTTTGGAATTTGTTTCTACCTGAAAGTGAGTATGGAGCAGGGTTAACAAATCTCGAATATGCACCCCTTTGTGAAATAATGGGAAGATCAATGATAGGACCGGAAGTATTTAATTGTAGTGCGCCGGATACTGGTAATATGGAAGTATTGGTTCGTTACGGTACAGAACAGCAAAAGAAGCAATGGCTTGAGCCACTCCTTGATGGTGAAATTCGCTCATGCTTCTCAATGACGGAACCAGATGTTGCTTCAAGTGATGCAACAAATATAGAAACAAGTATTGTAAAAGATGGTGATGAATATGTAATCAACGGCCGAAAATGGTGGTCATCAGGTGCAGGGGATCCTCGCTGCAAAATAGCTATCGTAATGGGCAAGAATGATCCTAATGCAAATAGGCATGAACAACAATCAATGATCCTCGTTCCACTAAATACAGAAGGAATTAAGATTGAACGTATGCTTCCAGTATTTGGTTATGATGATGCACCACATGGTCATGCTGAAATTGTTTATGATAACGTGAGAGTCCCTGCTGAAAATATGCTTTGGGAAGAAGGAAAGGGCTTTGCAATTGCACAAGGTCGATTAGGACCTGGACGAATCCACCATTGTATGCGATTAATAGGTGCTGCAGAGCGAGCACTTGAAGATTTATGTAAGCGCGTTCAGGAACGAGAAGCTTTTGGTAAGAAGATAGCTGATCAGGGTGTCGTACAAGAATGGATTGCAGATTCACGTATTGAGATTGAACAAGCACGCTTACTAACGTTAAAAGCCGCTTATATGATGGATACGGTTGGAAATAAAGAAGCGAAAGCGGAAATAGCAATGATAAAAGTAGTTGCCCCAAATATGGCATTGCGAGTGATTGATCGGGCAATACAAGCACATGGTGGTGCAGGAGTAAGTGATGATTTCACCCTTGCAAACCATTGGGCAAATTCCAGAACGCTTAGGCTTGCAGATGGTCCTGATGAAGTACATCGTCGCCAAATTGCTAGATTAGAGTTGAGAAAATATGCTGTAGTTCAGGAGGTAAAGTAA
- a CDS encoding 2-phosphosulfolactate phosphatase, whose product MKIHLLLKKEEIDTVQMNEDKIAVVFDVLLATSTITSCLDYGAKQVIPVMDEAEAVLTARDYLQEDIVLVGEYNGITIDGFLNPAPSSLKNQVKDKTVILSTTNGTVAIRKSATAKQVYIASLLNSVAVSKRIIEIYDGETIVVVCSGSSNQFCVEDFYGAGYFIEQLVKEYGVNNVDLTDSSMAAKLFYENTSEDGLSVLSDSRVGRMLNTYNLQDDLTYVSQKGILTIIPILLDGRTVVLEKIEASKEK is encoded by the coding sequence ATGAAAATTCATCTCCTTCTAAAAAAAGAAGAGATTGATACAGTACAAATGAATGAAGATAAAATCGCAGTCGTATTTGATGTGTTACTTGCTACATCAACCATTACTTCGTGTTTGGATTATGGGGCAAAACAAGTAATTCCAGTTATGGATGAGGCTGAAGCTGTACTGACAGCGAGGGATTACTTACAAGAGGATATTGTGCTTGTCGGAGAATATAACGGCATAACAATAGACGGTTTTTTGAATCCTGCCCCTTCCTCCTTGAAAAATCAAGTGAAGGATAAAACTGTCATACTTTCTACTACAAATGGGACCGTTGCTATTCGAAAGTCAGCCACAGCAAAACAAGTCTATATTGCTTCATTATTAAATAGCGTGGCCGTAAGTAAACGAATAATAGAAATCTATGATGGTGAAACAATAGTTGTTGTTTGCTCTGGATCATCGAACCAATTTTGCGTGGAGGATTTTTATGGAGCCGGTTATTTTATTGAACAACTCGTAAAAGAATATGGTGTTAATAATGTTGACTTAACAGATAGCTCAATGGCAGCAAAATTATTCTATGAAAATACATCTGAAGATGGACTAAGTGTATTAAGTGATTCCCGAGTAGGGCGAATGCTAAATACCTATAATCTTCAGGATGACCTTACGTATGTCAGCCAGAAGGGGATATTGACAATCATTCCAATATTACTGGACGGAAGGACAGTTGTTTTGGAAAAAATAGAAGCTAGTAAGGAAAAATAG